One genomic segment of Francisella persica ATCC VR-331 includes these proteins:
- a CDS encoding FUSC family protein: MIFFKDKTIDKLSDTTLLAYRVLIASTLGLVICYYIFSYSGDSDFRDRIYWVVIAVVSVAASTSTSVVYTRAKVIIIFSLLGTSTGSVILMLVQKSTPDNFTIVAILCGIALALYIYTLFLNYATSVFFIHIYLVMFFGLFIGWDKELFLVRITCVAIGTICIVLITFLTREQKYRTLFNKEMYSLYDELKKLVDDVDKSVKNRRLISLIEQTIKLNEILVNAKFEFPTTKKYFEYKKIIVLIDELLINLKTYRTLFIQQKKHKDDLYKELVDHTKQQVRRNFKKITIRYYKIL, encoded by the coding sequence ATGATCTTTTTTAAAGATAAAACTATAGATAAACTATCTGATACGACACTATTAGCTTATAGGGTTTTGATCGCTTCGACATTAGGATTAGTTATTTGTTACTATATCTTTAGTTATAGCGGTGATAGTGACTTTAGGGATAGAATATATTGGGTTGTTATAGCTGTAGTAAGTGTTGCAGCTAGTACCAGTACTAGTGTTGTATATACTCGAGCAAAAGTGATTATAATATTTTCGCTCCTAGGAACATCAACAGGCTCAGTAATATTAATGTTAGTGCAAAAGAGTACACCTGATAACTTCACTATAGTAGCAATATTGTGTGGGATAGCTTTAGCATTATATATCTATACATTATTTCTTAATTATGCAACTAGTGTTTTCTTTATTCATATTTATTTAGTGATGTTTTTTGGTTTATTTATCGGTTGGGACAAAGAGCTTTTTTTAGTGCGGATTACTTGTGTAGCTATCGGTACTATTTGTATTGTCTTGATTACTTTTCTAACTCGAGAACAGAAATATAGAACTCTCTTTAATAAGGAAATGTATAGTTTATATGACGAGCTAAAAAAACTCGTAGATGATGTTGATAAAAGTGTCAAAAACCGTAGGCTTATTTCATTGATTGAACAAACTATTAAGCTTAATGAAATACTTGTAAATGCCAAATTTGAATTTCCAACGACTAAAAAATATTTTGAATATAAAAAGATAATTGTCTTGATTGATGAGTTGCTAATTAATCTAAAAACATATAGAACCTTATTTATCCAGCAAAAAAAACATAAAGATGATTTATATAAAGAGTTAGTTGATCATACTAAGCAACAAGTAAGAAGAAATTTTAAAAAAATAACAATTCGTTATTATAAGATTCTCTAA
- a CDS encoding exodeoxyribonuclease I: MFSNQTLLFYDLETSGINNSFDQVLQFAAIRTDLDFNEIERFNFFVKLNPDTTPSPMATITHHISIAQANTGIAEYQAIRKIHKIINTPGTISIGYNTLGFDDEFLKFAFYKNMLPPYNHQFKNGCFRVDLFPIVTCYYLFCIQVLNWPKIVDEDGQEKTSLKLENLNEINNLYNGGRAHDAITDVIVTVELAKKLRVANPKMWQFLLAKFNKQNDESTLAQLDIGLDVSDHKYKQAIAISGIFGSKNNFISAILDLGQHRRYKNQEIFLRLDKYLFSEFIQKFGSLEAEHWRLTLNKKWGDIPLILPAKTRFVGKLPQDRLDFIEANKEFIKSNPEIFTNFVEYVLEYKYPEIENIDIDASIYQSDFMTMADERGCDKFHSLPIEQKAQMLNQLPKSYYGRAMRIIGRLDFSKLPAKAQIEFQNYLNKIVSLDADELLIDHKGKTRKTLEEIYQEIQELRANHDLTEEQQALLYELEEYLF, translated from the coding sequence ATGTTTAGTAATCAGACTTTGTTATTTTATGATTTAGAGACTAGTGGCATAAACAATTCTTTTGATCAGGTTTTACAATTTGCTGCGATTAGAACTGATTTAGATTTTAATGAGATTGAGAGATTTAATTTTTTTGTAAAACTAAATCCTGATACAACGCCATCACCTATGGCAACAATCACTCATCATATTTCTATTGCTCAAGCAAATACTGGTATAGCAGAATATCAAGCAATTCGAAAAATTCATAAAATTATCAATACACCAGGAACTATAAGTATAGGTTATAACACTCTTGGTTTTGATGATGAGTTTTTAAAATTTGCATTTTATAAAAATATGCTACCACCATACAATCATCAATTTAAAAATGGTTGTTTTAGAGTTGATTTATTTCCGATAGTTACTTGTTATTACTTATTTTGTATTCAAGTATTAAATTGGCCTAAAATTGTTGATGAGGATGGTCAAGAAAAAACTTCTCTTAAACTGGAAAATTTAAATGAAATTAATAATTTATATAATGGTGGTAGAGCTCATGATGCTATTACAGATGTGATTGTCACTGTAGAGTTAGCTAAAAAGCTAAGAGTTGCAAATCCAAAGATGTGGCAATTTTTACTAGCAAAGTTTAATAAGCAAAATGATGAAAGTACCTTAGCACAACTTGATATTGGTTTAGATGTTAGTGATCACAAATATAAACAAGCTATTGCAATAAGCGGTATATTTGGCTCTAAGAATAATTTTATATCGGCAATATTAGACTTAGGGCAACATCGACGATATAAAAACCAAGAAATATTTTTGCGTTTAGATAAATATCTTTTTAGTGAATTTATACAAAAATTTGGTAGTTTAGAAGCAGAGCACTGGCGCTTAACTTTAAACAAAAAGTGGGGCGATATACCTCTCATTTTACCAGCTAAAACACGTTTTGTAGGGAAGTTACCACAGGATAGGCTAGATTTTATAGAAGCAAATAAAGAATTTATCAAAAGTAATCCAGAGATTTTTACAAATTTTGTCGAATATGTATTAGAGTATAAATATCCAGAAATTGAAAACATTGATATTGATGCAAGTATTTATCAAAGTGATTTTATGACTATGGCTGATGAGAGAGGTTGTGATAAATTTCACAGCTTACCTATTGAGCAAAAAGCACAAATGCTTAATCAATTACCAAAATCTTATTATGGCAGGGCTATGCGTATAATTGGCAGATTAGACTTCTCAAAATTACCAGCAAAAGCACAAATAGAGTTTCAAAATTATCTTAACAAAATTGTCAGCCTAGATGCAGATGAGCTTTTGATTGATCATAAAGGTAAAACCCGTAAAACTCTAGAAGAGATTTACCAAGAAATCCAAGAGCTAAGAGCAAATCATGATTTAACTGAAGAGCAACAAGCATTGTTATATGAGTTAGAGGAGTATCTTTTTTAA